In a single window of the Acetivibrio clariflavus DSM 19732 genome:
- a CDS encoding clostripain-related cysteine peptidase — protein MDKNNRPVGRQKRIGSGRGDVYKRGSGLGSGPVGNPGGYSDRRSTSGGIRRSGYNSGGYQSGGKRKSSGGLTYLIILLVIVYLGYSFFTDLFGDNSDTTSNNNLQSQASNYSNTYDKGEYPVDTSVSNLARAKRTVLKGNGKDTATIMIYMCGTDLESRSSMATYDLQEIAKAKISDNVNIIVETGGTLKWQNNFVDSKTNQRFKVTKDGFKLIEKNLGKKSMVDPNTLADFIKYCKENYPADRYSLILWDHGGGSLGGFGYDQHFPNDGMTLDELAVALKKSGCTFDFIGFDACLMATLETAIVLEPYADYMIASEEVEPGIGWYYTGWITLLSENPSIPTVELGKKLIDDYVREVKLRTPRSQATLSLIDLAELKGTVPSAFEAFAKSTRQLIDSGNYKVVSDARSDTKEFAKSSKINQIDLIHFAENLGTREGKAFAKALRGCVKYNRTSSNITNANGISIYFPYNNLKKLNSMLDTYEQIGIDDEYSKCIKSFASVAAGGQIVSSGSNNMLEILLDSLTGGTQNQNSNQSSTISIESLLNEFLSGGDYSSITGLIGDSFGWLDVDRMKASVDYYKKNRIEAKDLKITKKNVQRVLELSEEQWGLVQNIEQNVFIDDGEGFIDLGLDNVYEFNDDGDLIMEYDGTWLALNGNIVSYYMISEDRYGDNYTIKGRVPALLNGQLVDIILVFDNENPYGTVLGAQIKYDTLTQTETLAKGLIDIKAGDKIDFLCDYYTYDGQYKDTYYLGKQYTATGSWKIENLSLGNRKYQMTYRITDIYNNKFWTPSITN, from the coding sequence ATGGATAAAAACAATAGACCAGTTGGAAGACAAAAGCGTATTGGCTCCGGCAGAGGAGATGTTTATAAACGCGGCAGCGGACTTGGAAGCGGACCTGTAGGCAATCCAGGCGGTTATTCCGATAGAAGAAGCACGTCAGGAGGCATAAGAAGGTCGGGCTATAACTCGGGAGGATACCAATCAGGAGGGAAAAGGAAATCCTCTGGTGGGTTGACTTATTTGATAATTCTGTTGGTTATTGTCTATCTGGGATATAGTTTTTTTACCGATTTATTCGGAGACAATTCTGATACTACGTCAAATAATAATTTACAGTCCCAAGCATCCAACTATTCCAATACATATGACAAAGGGGAATATCCGGTTGATACTTCCGTTTCAAACCTTGCCCGGGCAAAGCGTACAGTGTTGAAGGGCAATGGAAAGGATACAGCAACCATAATGATATATATGTGCGGAACGGATCTTGAGTCAAGAAGCAGTATGGCTACTTATGATCTTCAGGAGATTGCAAAGGCTAAAATATCCGATAATGTCAATATTATTGTTGAGACGGGCGGAACATTGAAGTGGCAGAATAATTTTGTAGATAGTAAGACCAATCAGAGATTTAAAGTGACTAAAGATGGCTTCAAGTTGATAGAAAAAAATCTTGGGAAGAAGTCTATGGTTGATCCCAATACTTTAGCAGACTTTATCAAGTATTGCAAGGAAAACTACCCGGCAGACAGATACTCGCTTATTTTGTGGGACCATGGCGGAGGTTCCCTTGGTGGATTTGGATATGACCAGCACTTTCCTAACGATGGAATGACTCTGGATGAGTTGGCTGTGGCATTGAAAAAAAGTGGTTGTACCTTTGATTTTATAGGCTTTGATGCATGTTTGATGGCAACCCTTGAAACGGCAATAGTTTTGGAACCCTATGCGGACTACATGATTGCTTCGGAAGAAGTTGAACCCGGTATTGGCTGGTACTATACAGGTTGGATAACTTTGCTTTCTGAAAATCCATCCATACCTACTGTTGAACTGGGTAAAAAGCTAATAGACGATTATGTAAGGGAAGTTAAACTGAGAACGCCTCGCAGTCAGGCAACTCTCTCACTGATTGACCTTGCGGAGTTAAAAGGTACTGTACCGTCAGCTTTTGAAGCTTTTGCAAAATCAACAAGACAACTTATTGATTCGGGCAATTATAAAGTTGTTTCTGATGCTCGTTCCGATACTAAGGAATTTGCAAAATCTTCGAAAATAAACCAGATTGATCTTATTCATTTTGCCGAAAATTTGGGAACCAGAGAAGGAAAAGCCTTTGCTAAGGCACTTCGTGGATGTGTTAAGTATAACCGCACATCCTCAAATATAACAAATGCAAACGGAATATCAATTTATTTTCCGTATAATAATCTCAAAAAGCTTAACTCGATGCTTGATACCTATGAACAAATAGGAATTGATGACGAATACAGCAAGTGTATTAAGAGCTTTGCCAGTGTAGCTGCCGGAGGACAAATTGTTTCTTCCGGAAGCAACAACATGCTTGAAATCTTATTAGACAGTCTTACAGGAGGAACACAAAATCAAAATTCAAATCAGTCTTCTACTATTTCAATAGAGAGCTTATTAAATGAGTTTTTGTCCGGTGGAGATTACAGCAGTATCACAGGTCTTATTGGAGATTCATTTGGATGGCTTGATGTTGACCGTATGAAAGCTTCTGTAGACTACTATAAAAAGAACAGAATTGAAGCAAAGGATTTGAAAATAACTAAAAAGAACGTACAAAGAGTTCTTGAACTTTCGGAAGAACAGTGGGGGCTTGTACAGAATATAGAGCAGAATGTTTTTATAGATGATGGTGAAGGTTTTATAGACCTTGGGCTTGATAATGTATATGAGTTTAATGATGATGGCGACCTTATAATGGAATATGACGGAACATGGCTTGCACTGAACGGTAACATAGTGAGCTACTACATGATAAGTGAGGATCGCTATGGAGACAATTATACTATAAAAGGACGTGTACCTGCTTTATTAAACGGTCAGCTGGTAGATATTATACTTGTGTTTGACAATGAAAATCCTTATGGAACGGTTTTGGGAGCCCAGATAAAATATGATACTTTGACACAGACCGAAACATTGGCAAAGGGTCTTATTGATATTAAAGCCGGTGATAAAATTGATTTCTTATGCGATTACTACACTTATGACGGACAGTATAAAGATACTTATTACCTTGGAAAGCAGTACACCGCTACAGGAAGTTGGAAAATAGAGAATTTATCATTGGGAAACAGAAAATACCAGATGACTTATCGTATAACGGATATATATAACAATAAGTTTTGGACGCCTTCTATTACCAATTAA
- a CDS encoding TfoX/Sxy family protein: protein MGDLSKLPNIGAKCEKRLTRVGIKSAEELKRIGSREAFIKLYFLEGDTCFNTLCALEGAIQGKRWHDLSDESKTDLKKFYVEVTRNMKED from the coding sequence ATGGGGGACCTGTCCAAGTTGCCGAACATTGGAGCAAAATGCGAGAAAAGGCTGACCCGGGTTGGAATAAAAAGTGCTGAAGAGCTGAAAAGGATCGGAAGCAGGGAAGCGTTTATCAAACTATATTTTTTGGAAGGCGATACTTGCTTTAATACTCTTTGTGCCTTGGAAGGGGCTATTCAGGGGAAAAGATGGCATGATTTGTCCGATGAATCAAAAACTGATTTGAAAAAATTTTATGTAGAAGTAACAAGGAATATGAAAGAAGATTAA
- a CDS encoding nickel-dependent hydrogenase large subunit — protein MAQRIALNPVERVSGFIQVEAAIDNNRVVKAKSKGLLFQGAKKVLSGRNLLDAIYSRQGICGICSTAHSVASSLALENAIGIYPSQQERYLRDIIQGCDFLQNHIRHFYQYTLTDFVKLTENMSLWEAECEDFRLPRNKNFEIAEHYSESLNITRSIQEILALLGEKISHNNRTFVGGVTKDKITAIKSFLHRIRQFITEKMIPDAFVISHYYSDYYKIGSGCCNFLTYGCFYGYKEFGTLYVKPGVYIKGKESAFDASKITEEADYSCYIDKKGIYGAMDMITDEEIGNSDEYLWIKTPRYNGLPCEVGPLARQWLSGDYRNGTSTMDRIIARVLEAKKIVDIVDVLFENLHISKPYKKEYVIPIHSEGAGYIDTAKGALCHWLKIDNGIINCYRIITPSAWNLSTHINNGIMGTAEQALVGTSIQNIDNPVELGRIIRSFDPCVSCATDVYSQGEYVKTIRVIP, from the coding sequence ATGGCACAAAGGATTGCTTTAAACCCTGTTGAGAGAGTTAGCGGATTTATACAGGTTGAAGCTGCGATTGACAATAATAGAGTGGTAAAGGCCAAATCAAAGGGATTGCTTTTTCAAGGAGCTAAAAAGGTACTAAGCGGCAGAAACTTACTTGATGCAATTTACTCTAGACAGGGAATATGTGGAATTTGTTCAACTGCGCACTCTGTAGCATCATCTCTTGCATTGGAAAATGCAATTGGAATTTATCCATCCCAGCAGGAAAGATACCTCAGAGATATTATTCAAGGTTGTGATTTTCTTCAAAACCATATAAGGCATTTTTATCAATATACTTTGACTGATTTTGTAAAACTGACTGAAAATATGTCTTTATGGGAAGCCGAGTGTGAAGATTTCAGACTTCCGAGAAATAAAAACTTTGAAATTGCTGAACACTATTCCGAGTCGCTGAATATTACCCGAAGTATACAGGAAATACTGGCTCTGTTAGGTGAAAAGATATCTCATAACAATCGAACTTTTGTTGGAGGCGTTACAAAGGATAAGATAACAGCAATAAAGTCTTTTTTGCATAGAATTAGACAATTTATAACTGAAAAGATGATACCCGATGCCTTTGTCATTTCACATTACTATAGCGATTATTATAAAATTGGCAGCGGTTGCTGTAACTTTCTTACTTATGGCTGCTTTTACGGATATAAAGAATTTGGGACCCTCTATGTAAAACCCGGAGTATATATAAAAGGAAAAGAAAGCGCTTTTGATGCAAGTAAAATAACGGAGGAAGCCGATTATTCCTGCTATATTGATAAAAAGGGAATCTACGGAGCAATGGATATGATTACCGATGAAGAGATAGGAAACAGTGATGAATACTTATGGATTAAAACACCAAGGTATAATGGGTTACCCTGTGAAGTGGGACCTCTGGCAAGGCAATGGCTGAGTGGGGATTATAGAAATGGGACCTCCACAATGGATAGAATCATTGCCAGGGTTTTAGAAGCTAAAAAGATAGTTGATATTGTTGATGTGCTTTTTGAGAATTTGCACATTAGCAAACCTTATAAAAAAGAATATGTCATTCCCATTCATTCGGAAGGTGCAGGATACATTGATACAGCTAAGGGAGCTTTGTGTCACTGGCTTAAGATAGACAACGGAATTATCAACTGTTACCGTATTATAACTCCTTCAGCATGGAATCTTTCGACACATATTAATAATGGTATAATGGGAACTGCAGAACAGGCATTGGTTGGAACTTCAATACAAAATATTGATAATCCTGTTGAGCTGGGTAGAAT